The genomic segment ATGGACTGCATGCCGTAGCAGATGCCCAGCACCGGCAGACCGAGCGAGAGGACCTCCGGGTCGAGCTTCGGAGCGGCGGCATCGGTCACGGACGCGGGCGAACCCGAGAGCACTATCCCCTTCGGCGCAAAGGCGCGCACCTTTTCGATCGGCCAGGTGCAGGGCCATATCTCGCAGTAGACCTTCTGTTCGCGGATACGGCGCGCGATCAGCTGTGTATACTGGGAGCCGAAATCCAATATCAGGATGCGGTTGGGATCCATCAAACGCCTTATTCCACCGAGTAATTCGGCGCTTCCTTGGTGATGATAACGCCGTGAACATGCGATTCCCGAAGACCTGCCGGAGTGATGCGCACAAACTTTGCGTCCGTGGAGAGCTCTCCGATGCTCCTGCAGCCTGCGTAGCCCATGCCGGAGCGGAGTCCGCCGATCATCTGGTGGAGCACGTCGCGGAGTTTCCCGCGATACGGCACGCGGCCCTCTATGCCCTCGGGCACCAGCTTGCCGGCGTCCTCCACGTCCCCCTGGAAATAGCGGTCCTTGCTCCCCTTCTTCATCGCCTCTATCGAGCCCATGCCGCGGTAGACCTTGTAGCTGCGGCCCTGGTAGAGGACCACCTCGCCGGGCGACTCGTCCGTGCCAGCGAACATGGATCCGATCATGACGGTCGATGCGCCGGCGGCCAGGGCCTTGACCACATCGCCGGAGAACTTCACCCCGCCGTCCGCGATCAGCGGCACGCCCTTCTTTCTCGTGTACGATGCGACGTTCGCTATGGCGGTCACCTGCGGCACGCCGCAGCCCGCGACGATGCGGGTGGTGCAGATGGAGCCCGGCCCCACCCCGACCTTCACAGCGCAAGCCCCCGCGTCGACCAGGGCCTTTGCGGCGTCCGGCGTCGCGATGTTGCCGCCGATTATCTCGAGTTTCGGGAACGCATCGCTGATCCTCTTCACCATCGCTATGACGCCGGATGAGTGACCGTGCGCGGTGTCGACCACGATGACGTCGACCCCGGCTTCGGCGAGCGCCTCTGCGCGGGCCATCTCCTTATCGCCGACTCCGACCGCAGCGCCCACCCGCAGCCTGCCCAGGGAGTCCTTCGCGGAATTGGGATTGAGCTTCGCGGTCTTGAGGTCGCGCGTGGTGATGAGCCCGATGAGCCTGCCGCTCGAATCGAGTATAGGGAGTTTCTCCACGCGCTTTGCGTTGAGCATGTTGCGCGCGTCGCTGAGCGTGACCCCCTGCCTTGCGGTGACGAGCCGATCGAGGGGGGTCATCATCTCGGCCACACGCCTTGAGAGGTCTTCCTCGAAGCGGGTGTCGCGGCGCGTGATCATGCCGACGAGCCGGCCCTCCTCGGTCACCGGAAAGCCGGATATGTTGTATTGCCGCGAAAGCCTCTCCAGCTCCTCGAGCGTCTTGTCCGGGGAGACCGTTATCGGCTCAGAGACGACGCCGCTCTCGAACTTCTTCACGCGCCTGACCTCGGCCGCCTGCGTGCCCGCATCCCAGTTCTTGTGGATGATTCCGATGCCGCCCTCCTGCGCCATTGCGATCGCAGTCGCCGACTCCGTGACCGTGTCCATGGCCGCTGAGACGAGCGGTATCGTGAGTTTTATCTCCGGCGTGAGGCAGGTGCTGATGTCGGCGTCTTTGGGGAGAAAATCGGACTGGCCCGGGACGATCAGTATGTCATCAAAGGTGAGACCTTCCTGTATGCGGTCGCCCAACATTGCGGGACCCTATATCTGCACAGCCGCCGATGTCAAGGGCTAGAGACGGTTGGGATCTCACTGACCCCTGCGCGGAGCGACTTCAGGGGCCAGATCGCCGGTCCTGCCCTCGTCGATTGCCGGCGGAACGTTGATCACGGCGCCAGACTGGGGCTGAGACTGGGCAGCGCCCTCAGACTCCTGCACAGGTTGATACACAGGCTGATAGACCGGCTGATAATAGGGCTGAGTGGGGATCGGCGCCGACTGCGGCATCGGCGCAGGTGCTGGGACGGGCGCCGGCGATGGGGCCGGGACAGGGGCGCTCGATTTCGGCGCCTCATAGATCGGCTCGAGCACAGGCTCATAGACCGGCTGGTAAACAGGCTCCATGAGCCTCTGCACCTTCGGCATATGGCCGCCGTAGCGCGCATCCGAGATCGTGAAGACCACCCTGCGGTTGAGCCTGCGGCCCTCTTCCGTATCGTTGGCGGCAGCCGGATCTGCGGAACCGTAGGCCACCGGCTGCAGTTCCACGCCGGGCCTGAGACCGTGCGAACGCATATATTCGATCACAACGCGGCACCGTTTGAGCGAGATCGTCTCGTTGGCGGAGGGGGTCCCGATCGCGTCCGCATGCCCGCCTATCTTCACGTTGCTGATCCAGGGGGTCGAATTGATGAACCTGATCACCTCTTCGATGCCGGGTATCGAATCGGAGCGGATCACGGAGCTGTTGAAATCGAAATAGACCGGCGTGAGCGTCTGTATCTCTCCGCCGCGTATCCCGCCGTAACGCTGGCTCTCGAGCATGGCCAGCCGATCCACCTCGCCCCAGTCGATCTCGCCGTAGGTGTCGACCAGCTCATAGTATTTCGGGCACGCCGGATCGTCCACGCCGCTCTTGAAATTCTCAGGCGGCGGGCAGGTCTTTGCGAGCAGCCTCGAATCCTCGAAGTCGTAATATTTGGGGCAGGCCTGGTCGTGTATCTGCGCGTTGAAGTTGGCCGGGTCGTCCGGACACACGAGGCTCATCTCCGCCAATCCCAACGAGACTATGTTGCGGACCTCTTCGGGCGAATAGAGTTCCGAGAGGTCGAAGACCTTGGGGCACGCCTGGTCGTGGTAGCGCGGATCGAAGTCCTCGGCCTTCGCCGGGCAACGCAGGACCAGCGTGGCCAGCTCCTTCAGTTCATAATACTTCGGACACGCGTCATCGTGAACACCCTCTTTCCACTCCGCCGGATCGGGCGGACAGTCCTTCGCAAGATTATAGAGTTGGCTCTTCGTGAATCCGGCATATGCGGAGGAGCACAGCGGGCCCCGCGTCATCTCCTTGGCCTTGAACTTCGGCGTCATCAGCCTGTACTTGGCGCCCAGCACAGAGCGAAACCTGGCGCCCTTGACGCCGCAGATAAGACACGTGCCGAAGCCTGCGTGCAGCGTGACGCCTGTCTGCTTCACGTTCCAGCGCACTCCGGCCATGGCTTCGGTCGGGTTGTTGTCCACGTTGCTGAAGAGATTGGAGAAGCTGCCCTCGGCATTTACCTCGCCGAACGCGTCGATGCCGTAGTCGAAGTTTCCCTCAGCGCCCAGGCCCACGAGGAACTTATGCTGGAGGGAGACGTTGGAGGCCGTGGTCTTCTTGCCCCCCTGGTACCCCAGGTTCAGCGTCATCCCGAACCTGGGATGTATCCTCCCGTCCAGCACCGCGACGAGACCGCCGGTGAAGCCCGGTTCGCCCACGAAATGCGAGGACTTTCCGGTCGGGAAGGTGATGAACGGCACGAAGGCGAGCCCTATGTGTTTGCGACACGCATCCAGCACCCTGGCCTTGGCCTCGAGCCTGATGTCGCCCATATCCATGACATTGCTTCTGGTTGCGCCGGTCGTGTACGGATCGAGCAGCGAGTTGATGAGCACGAACGGGACGTCCACCCCGAACTCCAGGAAGTCCAACGCCCCGATGGCGGCCACGAAATCGGCCGCGAGCATGTTGTTGATGACCTTCTGCGTGGGCTGAGTGCCGAAACGCACGTTGAGCGGATCGTAAGCGTAATCGAAATAGAGGCCCGCGTCGAACTGCAGCGCACGCAGCGTCTGGGTGTCATAGAGCATGAGATACGTGTTCGGGCCTGTGGCGGGCCTGAAGAACCTTGAGTTGAAGGTGAGGCTGTCGGCAAATGAGGCGGCGGAGGGCAGCGTCGCGGCAGCGACAAGAACGGCGGATAAGACCGTTTTCCTGATCGAAAACATGCTTCAAATTACCAAATGTGCGTCAATCTGGCAACCGATTTGCCGGACTTCTTCGGTTTCTTCTCCTTCTCATGCCTGCGTTCGACCTTGAACGAATAGAGCTTGCCCGAGTTGCTGAGCATATAGACCTTGTTCTCATGCACGAACGGGTCGCCGAAGCTCCCCTTCTTCACGAATCGCTCGTAGGCGATGTCCCCTGTCTCGCTCTCGATTATGAAGATCTTGTCGGTCGTGGAGACCACCGCGATAAAACCCTGGCCCGCAGCCGGCGAGGATATGGCCGGTTTCTCAAGATCCTGCTGCCAGAAGATCTTTCCGGTTGCGGGATCGAGCGCGTACAGGCTCCCTCCGCCGGAGCTGTAGAGCCTCCCCTCGTGCACCCGGATGTCGCCGACGCCGCCCCCCTCGCTGGTCCAATCCACGGAGCCGCTCCCCGGGTTGAGCGCATAGAGCGCGCCGTCCGCCGAAGCGGTATACAGCCTGTTCTCGTAGAGCAACGGCGTGCTGTCCACGTCGTAGACCATCTCGCGCATGTTGCCCAGTTTCCTGACCCACGCGATCGATCCGTCCGATTCGCGGATGGCGCGGATATCGCCGGTCGAGGTGCCCTGGTATATCAGCCCGTTCGAGTAGACGGGCGCGGCGGCCCTTCTCACGGAGAAACCGAACTCCCTCTCCGAGGTGTCAGTGTGCCAATGCTCCGAACCGCTCCCCGCGTCCAGGGCGTAGAGCCTGCCCGACATCGTGGAGACATAGACCCTGCTGCCGGCGACGAGCGGCGCGGCGAGTATTTCGGTGTCGAGCTTCTGGCTCCAGCGGACGGCGCCGTCCTCCGCGTTGAGGGAATAAAACACCCCCTTGGCATCGCCCACGAAGACGCTGCCCTCGGAATACTCGGCCCTGGACTGCACGGGCCCCTCCGTCCTGATCTCCCACAGTTTCTTCGCCCGCGGAAGCGCGAAGGCGTAGAATCTGCCGGCATCCGCGCCTATGAAGAGTTTGCCATCGGCCACGAGAGGCGTTGAGAACTGATACGGCTTCTTGTTCCAGAAGGAAGACTTCTTGAGGCTGGATATGCGGTCCTTGCTCACCTTCCAGCGGCGAGGCGCCTCTCCCGTGAGGCCCGATGCCCGCCTCTGCTCGTTGCGCCTCTGCGATTCCTGGCTCGTGAAGTGGCGCTTGTACGGCTGATGCTCCGCGATCGCCGCAGAGGAAAGAGCGAAGGCGCAGATCGCCGCAGCGAGAGCGACCGACATCGCCGTCGTCAGATGTGTCCGTTTGCCGTAAGCCATAGCAGGCGCTCCTCGCTGACCGCACGGACGCCCTTGTCCTGCTCCCCGGCATCCTCGATGATCATCTTGTAAAGGTCCTCAGCCGCCTTGTAGTCGCCGACCTTCTCCAGGCACGAGGCAGCCATGAGCTCGCTCGCCTTTGATATGAGGTTGGAGGGATCGGCCGCGGCCTTTCGATAGATGTCCGCAGCGGCGGCGGGGTCGTCGTTCGCCAGCTTGATCTCCGCGAGTTTGTGAAGCGCCGCGATGCGCAGCATCGGCTGGTTCCTGGAGCCGTCGGACAGCTTGAGGAACTGTTCCTCCGCCTCCGCGTTCTTGCCTTCGGACATATAGTAAAGCCCCAGGTCCATCATCGCCTTCTTGCCGGCGAAGTATCTGGCGTAGCTCGATGCTACCTCCTTGAGTTTCTCCACCCTCTCCGCAGAGGCCGCGGGCAGACTCTCCGCCTCGTAGAGCGCGTCGGCCGCGGACATGGAGCGATGCCTGCCGTAGGCCGTAGCTCCCATCATCACCGCCATGACCAAGAGCGCGACCGCGCCCAGCTCAAGCACGGAGACCCAGTGATGTCTGATCCAGATCAGCGCGTGGACCGTCCAGTCCTTGAATTCGTCGTGAGGCTTGTTCTTTCCCCTGGGGAGTCTCTTGTAGGTTGCGATGGCGCACCTCCGCGGTCTCTGTTTTTGACATCGGGCGACTACCAGAGGGGGTGCGCGATGTCAATGCGATCGGCCGATGCCGGATTACGGCGGCGTCCGCCCGGCGCTACGCCTGCGCTTTCGATCCGTTTCGCCGGTGAAACAAGCGGCGCGCCTGCATGGCCGCGACTATCTCCGCCGAGAAGAGCATGAGCGCGGAGAGGTAGAATATCCAGACCACGAAGAGAACGACGGCGGCAAGCGAGCCGTACACGACGTTATAGCGCTGCATCGAGAAGGCGAGATACGCGGTGAAAAGCCACTTCGCCGCGCCGATGCCCATCGAGAAGAAGGCCCCGCCGACCACCGCGTACCGTATGAAGACCTTCTGGTTGGGGACCACGACCACCATCATGAGATAGGCGAGGAACGAGACCAGGAAAAAATACACCCTCCCGTTCATCATCCCGGAGAGCGGGATCGCGAAACCGTATCGCTCGAGCAGTCCCGCGAGGACCCGGAGCATCGTGGGCAGCGAGAAAAGGAGCGTGACCCAGAAGATCAGCGCGATGGCGAGCAGGCGCGAATGGAAGAAGTTGCGCCTGTTCGCGGTCTTGAAGATCGCGTCCAGCGCGAGCTCTATCGAGCTCACGAGTATCGTGGAGATGAAGACCAGCGCGAAGATCGAGAAGATGCCGAGCGAGGCGCGCTGGTCCAGGACGGACTGGAGGTTGGCCACGAAGAGCTCCTTGCCGACCGGGAGCACGTCCGCAGCCACCTCCACTATGCGCTGAAGCGCCTCCTGCGAGGCACCCAGGAAATAGCCGGCGATGGAGACCATGAACATGCCGATCGGTATGACGGCGAGGAGCGCGCAGAAGGATATGCTCTCAGCCATCAGCAGGCAGCGGTCCTGGATAAAGGATTTTATGACGCTGAATATGAATCTCATCCTGCGCCTTTCACTTCCTCTTCATCACGATCCGAACAGGGATACCCTTCACGCCCAGGGCCTCCTTGAGTTTGTTGATGATGTAGCGCCTGTACGTGTAAGGGACGGCGGCCGGATAATTCGAAAAGAGCGCGAACGTGGGCGGTTTCACGCCCACCTGAGTCCCGTAGTATATCTTGACCTGCTTCCCCTTGTGCACCGGCATGTGGTGAGCGGCCAGCGCCTCCTCGATCACCCTGTTGAGCGCCGAGGTCGAGATCTTCGTCGACAGGGCCTTCTCGATGCCCGAGATCTGCTTGAATATCTTGAGGCAGTTGTAGCCGGTCTTCGCCGATATCGGGAGGGTCGCCACCTCGCCCTGCTGCCCCAGGGCGTCGGCCAGATTCTGCTGGTACTCCTCCACTCCCGTCTTCACCTCATCCCATTTATTGATGAGCAGCACAACCCCCTTGCCCTCCTCGGCTATGAATCCCATGAGGTGGGCGTCCTGCCTCGTGAATCCCTCCCTCCCGTCGATGAGCTGGAGCACGACGTCGGCCCTGTCTATGGTGCGAAGGCTCCGCATGGCGGTGAACTTCTCGACCCGCTCCGCCAGGCCCCAGCGGCGACTCACGCCCGCCGTGTCGATGAAGACGTATTTCTTCCCGTCGAATTCCACCTCCACGTCTATGGCGTCGCGCGTGGTCCCGGCCTTCTCGTGGACCACCACCCTGGGCTCGCCCGCGAGCCTGTTGACCAGCGTGGACTTGCCCACGTTCGGCCTGCCCACGACCGCGATCTTGAGCCCCGGGGCGGCCTCATCGGACGGCGCCCCCTCGTGAGGCAGTCTTCGGAAGAGCTCGTCCAGGATATCGTCCACCCCCCTGCCGTGTTCCGATGAGACCGGGAAGAGATCGCCCGCCCCGAGCTCGTGGTACTGCGCGAGCATCGACTCGTGCGACGCCTCGTCGATCTTGTTGATCGCGAAGAGCACCGGCTTTTTCACGGAGCGGAGCTTATTCACTATCTCGTGATCGTCGGAGGTCGGCGGATGCTGGCCGTCGAAGAGGCATATCACCGCGTCCGCCTCCTCTATCGCGTGCAGGCTCTGTTTGGAGATCTCGTGCTCGAGGTCGGCGGCAGGATCGAGGTCCAGCCCTCCCGTGTCGACGGCGATGTACTCCCGGCCGAGCCACTCCGCGTCAGCGTAGTGGCGGTCGCGCGTGATGCCGGGCTCATCGGCAACGATCGCCCTGGTCGCGCCGACCAGGCGGTTGAAGAACCTCGACTTGCCCACGTTCGGCCGGCCGACTATGGCGACTATAGGTTTCATTGAGGAGTGCGCCTCCCTATCACAAAACCCGACGATCTTTCAAGGAGTTTGGCGTCTCACCCCTATGCGGCCCAAAAGCCTCAGGAGCCCGTCGAGCGTGGTCATGGGATGAGGCGGACAGCCTGGGATGTAGAGATCCACGGGCAGGAGGGAGGCTACGCCGTCGGAGGCCTCGGGATGCCCTGAATACGGGCCTCCGGATATCGCGCACGCGCCGGAGGCGATGACGATCTTCGGCGCGGGGACCGCCTCATAGCTCTTCTCGAGCGCAAGCCTCATGTTCTTCGTGACCGGACCTGTGACGAGCAGTCCGTCCGCATGGCGAGGCGAGGCGACGAACTGGATGCCGAACCGTCCCATGTCGTATGCCAGAGTACCCAGGACGTTCAGATCCGCCTCGCACGCGTTGCATCCGCCGGCGCTCACCTGCCTGAGGCGCAGCGACCTCTTGAAGAGACGCCTCATCTCATGCTTCAGCGCCTCGACCTTCGGGGCCTCGTCCGTGAAGAGCAATGACGGGCGATCCGTGGCCGCCAGCCGATACTCCTGCGTAAAGACTATGGCCCCGTTCGGGCAGGAGCGCGAGCACTCCCCGCAGAAGAGGCATCGGCCCAGATCGATCCGCGGGCCGCCCTCCCCAATCGAGAGCGCGCCGACCGGACATGTCCGCTCGCATCCGGCGCATCCCTTCTGACAGCGCGACGCATCTATGCGCGGCAGGCCGCGAAACCTGTCGGGCATCGCGGGCTCCTGCCTGGGATACGGCATCGTGCGATAGCCCTGTCTGATCCTCGATCGGATGATATCGAACATATGCGCCTCAGAGATCGTGACCGCAGTACGACAGATTGAAGCTCTTGTTGCAGAGCGGGAAGTCTGAAATCTCTCCGCCCCTCATCGCCATCGCCAGCCCCGCCCAATTATGGAACGACGGATCGATCACCTTGTACGTCGAAAAACGCCCTGCCTTGTCCGTGGCCGCGACGTGGCAGATCTCGCCGCGCCACCCCTCCACGAGCGAGACGACAAGCCTCCTCGGGGAGAGCGGCCCCTCTTCGGCGCGGATCAGGCCTCCGGCGAGCGCCGTCGCCTGCTCCCTGACAAAGGCGGCTGAGCGCATGACCTCCAGCCAGCGGACGAACGCCCGCGCGAACACGTCGCCTGAGCTCATGCTCGACACAGGGATACGGAAGAACCGATAGATGCCGGAGGGGTAATCCTGGCGCACGTCGCGCTCGACCCCGCCGGCGCGCGCCGCAGGCCCCACGAGGCCGAGCGCGTCGCTCGATGAGCGCGAGACGGTCCCGGTTTCCTCGAAACGCGCGAGCACCGACGGCGTCTCCCAGAGCAGCTCCACAGCAGACGTGAGATCCGACATGATCCTGTCGAGGCGCGCGAGCATCTCGTAGATGCGCGCGTCATCCAGATCGAAGAGCACGCCGCCCGGCCGGATGAGACCGCGGCCGAATCGGCTTCCGCAGAGCAGAGCGGTGAGGTTGAGCAGATCGCCGCGCAGCCGGCCGCAATACGCGGACGTGGGCAAGAACCCGACGTCACCGCCGAGCGCGCCCAGATCGCCCGCATGGTTGGCCATGCGCTCCAGCTCCAGGGCGATGCCGCGAATCCCCTGCGCGCGCGGCGGGGCACCCCTCTTCGAGAGCGACTCCACGGCATGGCAGAAGGCGAGCGCGTGTCCCGCGGTCGTATCGCCCGCCGCGGTCTCCATCAGATGAATCGTCCGCGGGTTCGGAGCGCCGACGAGCGCGCGCTCGACGCCGCGGTGCTGGTAGCCAAGCGCGATCTCCAGGTGCATCACCTCTTCGCCGTTGCACTGGAACCGGAAGTGCCCCGGCTCGATCACGCCGGCGTGCACCGGACCCACGGCGACCTCGTGCACCTGCGGGCCCTCCACGCGGAAGAAGTCGCCGATCGCCGGGAATTCGCTATGCGCAAACCTCACCGGTTTGAGCCACGGGTGCCCGATCGGCAGCACTCCGAAGCGCTCCGCTATCTCCCTCTCGAAGAGGTGCGCCTGCGGACAGCCCGGAGTGAGGGAAGGATAAGAGCCGCTCACCTGCGAAGAGAGGATCGAGAGACGGCCCTCTGCATCGTCCCCGACCACGGCGACCAGTTCGAGCGCGTTTTCCTTGATAGGAACACCGAAGAGCGCGCACAGCCTTCCGCCGGAGATTACCGCCTCGGCGACTTCGTCGCGAAACGAAACGATGGGGAGGCGCGGGATATCGTCCGCGCCGACCGCTTCGTTGTTGTGCGCCGTGAGCGCGACCTGCGTCATACGCCCCCCACCGCGGCGGCCGCAGCCTTGAGCAGATCCGCGAGCCTCGAAGGCACGAAGAGCCCTAGCGCCAGGACCGCGGCGGCCAAGATCGCAGGCGGAATCACCGCCAGCGCCGCCTCGCGCCGGTCGGCCTCTTGCTTCTGACCGCTGCCCTGCGCCATGCGCAACATGGCGACCGCCATCCCGGCAAACGCTATGGCCAGGAAAACAAGATAGAGGACAGCGACGACGAATCTCCCTTGGCCGAGGGCCGCGGAGAGAATCGTGAACTCGCTGAGGAATGTGGCGAACGGCGGCGAACCGGTGATCGCGAAGAGACCCGCCACCCACAGGATGCCGCTCATCGGGAGCCTCCTGAGGAGCCCGCTGACCTCGGCCGCGTGTTTGGTGCGGTACGCGGAGAGTATGTTGCCGGCCACGAAGAAGAGCATCCCCTTGGCCAGCGAGTGGTTGATCGCGTGGAACATCGACCCGAACACGGCGACCCCGCCGAGGCCCACGCCCACGGCGAGGATCCCCATATGCTCCACGCTGGAATAAGCCAGCAGACGCTTGTAGTCCGGCTGCCCCACGATGAAGGTCGCGGCCATCGCCATGGAGAGCAGCCCCAGGAGCAGGAGCATCTCCTGTCCGAAGAGGGCCAGACCCGCCGCCGCGAGCACCTGCTGGGAGCGAAGGATCGCCAGGAAGGCGCAGTTGAGCAAGGCGCCCGAGAGCAGCGCTGAGACGACCGACGGCGACTCGCTGTGCGCATCCGGCAGCCAGGTGTGCATCGGCGCCAATCCCATCTTCGTCCCGTAGCCCACGACGAGCAGCACGAAGGCGGCCTTGAGCCACGTTGCGTTCATCGCCCCCATCCGCGCCCGATCGATCAGCTCGGCGAGCAGCATCGAACCGCCCGCGCCCTGCTGCGGCTGCGCGACCGCGAGGAAGAAGTTGCCGAGCAGGGCCAGCGCGATGCCGACCGAGCATATGAGCAGATACTTCCACGCCGCCTCGAGCGAGCGGCGGTGGCGGTGGAAGAAGATCAGCGGCGCGCTGGCGAGAGTCGTCGCCTCCACCGCGACCCAGAGGATGCCGAACTGGCGGCTTACGCAGACCAGCGTCATCGTCGCGAGGAAGAGCAGCATGCAGCCGCAGAAGGTGGCCTCCGGCGCATTCGTGAAGAGAAAACCCTCGTCGAAATCCGTCCGGCGCACAGCCTCGGCGCGGAGGCCGACGCGATAGATCGATGCCATGAGGAAGAGGAGGCTCACGATGCTCAGGAAGAGAAGCCCCAGGGCGTCCAGCGCCAGCCATCCGCCGAGCGCCGGCGAAGGCGCGGAACACCAGCAGAGGACGGTGAGCAAGGCATGCGCCGCGCCGGCCGCGATGAGCAGGGCGCGGTTCAGCCAGGGCAGCTTCACGAAGAACGCGACGAAGCCCGATATCGTCGGTATGGCGAGCAACGCGAGGATCATGGGTTCCAGTCCTTGAGCGCCGAGAGTTGATCCACGTCGATAGCCTCGAACGCCCGATGCATGTAGAAGATCGCCACCCCCATCACCAGCACGGCCATCAGTGCGTCGATCAGCACGCCCAGCTCAACGAGAAGCCCGGTGCGGATCTCCATCGCAAAGCCGAAGGCGAATATGCCGTTCTCCAGCACGATGTAGCCCAAAAGCTGCATCAGCGCCTTGCGGCGCGAGACGATGAGCAGGAGCCCCGTGAACATCGTGGCCAGGGCGGCCGGAAGCGCCAGCGGGGAGACGAAGATTTCCGGGAGCGGCGCGCGCGACGAGATCCACAGGGCGAAGCCGAGCAGGACCATGCCCGCGACGATCGAATACGAGTATCCGAGCAAGGGCTCGGACTCGCGGCGCACCCCGGTACCGCGCAGCGCGCGGAAGAGAAGCCACGGAAAGGCCAGGCCCTTGAGGCCCGCGCTGGCCGCGGCGAGTCCGATCTCGCGCAGCGTCGGCGCGCCGGATGCCGCGAGGATCGGAAGCAGGCTCAAGATCACCCCCTGCGCCGCGACGATGCGCACGCAGGCGCGCACCCTCCCGGTTCCCAGGAGCATCAGGTTCTGCAAGAGCAAAACGACCAGCACGATCCCAACCCATGAAGCCACGATTCACCTCATCAAAAACGAGAGTATCAGCGCCAGCATCGCCAGCGCGATCGCACCTGTGAGCAGCTGCGGCACGCGCACGAGCTTGAGCCTGGCCATCATCGATTCCACGAGCCCAACGGCGATTCCAAGCGAGAAGACCCCTGCGACATGCAGTGCCAACGCCGCGGCCGGGGAAGCGCCCAGCGCAGGGAGCGCCGCCCCTGCGATCAGCGACGCGAAGAGCCAGAGTTTGAGCGAAGCGCTCCACGTTATCAACGCGAGGTCGGGCCCGCCGTGATCGAGCACCATGACCTCGTGGATCATCGTGAGTTCGAGGTGGGTCGTCGGGTCGTCCACAGGTATGCGGGAGTTCTCCGCCAGCATGACCACGAACATGGCCGCGATCGCGAGAGTCAGCGTAGCGCCGGACGAGCTCCAGAGCGTTGCGCCCGCGGCGCCGAATATCCCGCTGAGCGAGGAGCTCTGGGCCAGGCGCGCCAGCGCCGCCAGCGCCAGCAGGAGCACCGGTTCCGCGAGCGCGGAAAAAGCGGCCTCGCGCGAGGCCCCCATGCCCTCGAAGCTCGATCCGGTGTCGAGCGCGGCGAGTATGGTGACGAACCGCGCCAAACCGAAGAGATACGCGAACAGCACCAGGTCGCCGGGGAACGAGATCAGCGCGGAGATCCCGCCGCAGGGCATCAGGATCGCGGCCGCCATCGCCGCCGCGATCGTCGCGGCGGGTCCGAAAGGAAAGAGCCAGGTCGTGGTGCGGCTGATCGCCGCGCCCTTGTGCATAAGCTTCCATAGATCGAAGTAGAGCTGCAGCACCGGCTGCCCATGGCGGCCTGCGATCACGGCCTTGACGCGGGTGATCACGCCCACGAGCAACGGCGCCAGAAGAAACATCAAAAGGATGTGAATCCATGAATAAGCCATCAACGTCCCCCGA from the bacterium genome contains:
- a CDS encoding hydrogenase — protein: MASWVGIVLVVLLLQNLMLLGTGRVRACVRIVAAQGVILSLLPILAASGAPTLREIGLAAASAGLKGLAFPWLLFRALRGTGVRRESEPLLGYSYSIVAGMVLLGFALWISSRAPLPEIFVSPLALPAALATMFTGLLLIVSRRKALMQLLGYIVLENGIFAFGFAMEIRTGLLVELGVLIDALMAVLVMGVAIFYMHRAFEAIDVDQLSALKDWNP
- a CDS encoding proton-conducting transporter membrane subunit, translating into MILALLAIPTISGFVAFFVKLPWLNRALLIAAGAAHALLTVLCWCSAPSPALGGWLALDALGLLFLSIVSLLFLMASIYRVGLRAEAVRRTDFDEGFLFTNAPEATFCGCMLLFLATMTLVCVSRQFGILWVAVEATTLASAPLIFFHRHRRSLEAAWKYLLICSVGIALALLGNFFLAVAQPQQGAGGSMLLAELIDRARMGAMNATWLKAAFVLLVVGYGTKMGLAPMHTWLPDAHSESPSVVSALLSGALLNCAFLAILRSQQVLAAAGLALFGQEMLLLLGLLSMAMAATFIVGQPDYKRLLAYSSVEHMGILAVGVGLGGVAVFGSMFHAINHSLAKGMLFFVAGNILSAYRTKHAAEVSGLLRRLPMSGILWVAGLFAITGSPPFATFLSEFTILSAALGQGRFVVAVLYLVFLAIAFAGMAVAMLRMAQGSGQKQEADRREAALAVIPPAILAAAVLALGLFVPSRLADLLKAAAAAVGGV
- a CDS encoding NADH-quinone oxidoreductase subunit H, whose protein sequence is MAYSWIHILLMFLLAPLLVGVITRVKAVIAGRHGQPVLQLYFDLWKLMHKGAAISRTTTWLFPFGPAATIAAAMAAAILMPCGGISALISFPGDLVLFAYLFGLARFVTILAALDTGSSFEGMGASREAAFSALAEPVLLLALAALARLAQSSSLSGIFGAAGATLWSSSGATLTLAIAAMFVVMLAENSRIPVDDPTTHLELTMIHEVMVLDHGGPDLALITWSASLKLWLFASLIAGAALPALGASPAAALALHVAGVFSLGIAVGLVESMMARLKLVRVPQLLTGAIALAMLALILSFLMR
- the nuoB gene encoding NADH-quinone oxidoreductase subunit NuoB produces the protein MFDIIRSRIRQGYRTMPYPRQEPAMPDRFRGLPRIDASRCQKGCAGCERTCPVGALSIGEGGPRIDLGRCLFCGECSRSCPNGAIVFTQEYRLAATDRPSLLFTDEAPKVEALKHEMRRLFKRSLRLRQVSAGGCNACEADLNVLGTLAYDMGRFGIQFVASPRHADGLLVTGPVTKNMRLALEKSYEAVPAPKIVIASGACAISGGPYSGHPEASDGVASLLPVDLYIPGCPPHPMTTLDGLLRLLGRIGVRRQTP
- a CDS encoding NADH-quinone oxidoreductase subunit C, which translates into the protein MTQVALTAHNNEAVGADDIPRLPIVSFRDEVAEAVISGGRLCALFGVPIKENALELVAVVGDDAEGRLSILSSQVSGSYPSLTPGCPQAHLFEREIAERFGVLPIGHPWLKPVRFAHSEFPAIGDFFRVEGPQVHEVAVGPVHAGVIEPGHFRFQCNGEEVMHLEIALGYQHRGVERALVGAPNPRTIHLMETAAGDTTAGHALAFCHAVESLSKRGAPPRAQGIRGIALELERMANHAGDLGALGGDVGFLPTSAYCGRLRGDLLNLTALLCGSRFGRGLIRPGGVLFDLDDARIYEMLARLDRIMSDLTSAVELLWETPSVLARFEETGTVSRSSSDALGLVGPAARAGGVERDVRQDYPSGIYRFFRIPVSSMSSGDVFARAFVRWLEVMRSAAFVREQATALAGGLIRAEEGPLSPRRLVVSLVEGWRGEICHVAATDKAGRFSTYKVIDPSFHNWAGLAMAMRGGEISDFPLCNKSFNLSYCGHDL